The sequence below is a genomic window from Terriglobia bacterium.
CTGAGCCTTTCGCAGTAAATCCAATACAAGTCAGAGAAAAGGCCCGAACAGCTGGCGGTAGGCATCGTCTGGAAAAGGCGCGCCGTGATGAGAGGAGCGCATCAGGTCGATGATGGCGGCATTCAGGGACAGGTTGATCGGTGTTTCGATGTCCACGGCCAGGACTACCGAGAAGCCCGGAAATTGCCGTCCGATCTTCTTCAAGAGCGAGCTGTCGAGCCGCGCGACGAGCGCAACCCGGACGGCGCGTTCGTCCCGCTCCAGAACCAGCGCCGATTCGGTGTTCTGTGTGGCGCTCCAGCCCTGCTTCAACAGGGTTTCGTGGGCTGCGCGAAGCACAGGTCCCGCGATATCGAAGGGCTGCGTTTTTCTTCGTTCCTGGTCGTACTGGCGGCGGCGCACGGGTTCGCTGAGAACGGAAAAAGCCTCATTGATTTCAGTCATCCTCGAAGCCGCGTCCGGCGTGGGATTACGGTCCGGATGGAACTCCATCGCGAGAATCCGGTATGCCTTGTGGACTTCTTCGAATGTCGCAACGGGTGTAAGCCGCAGCAAGTCGTAGTAATCGGAGGTCATCACTCGCCTCCCACGTAGCAGCTTCGATAAGCTTCACGCACGGCCAGCTCACCGGATAGAACAAGGTCGACGGCCTGGCGGGCCATCGAAACGTATCCCGCGCCGCGGGCGGCCTGCCGGATTTCCAGTTCCGATCCCTGGAGAATCGTGTTCCGCAGCCCGGCGTTGACTTCCATCAATTCGTAGATCCCCAGGCGGCTGCGGCTTCCGCTCGAATCGCACTCGGCGCAGCCGGGGCTCTGCCGTAATTGATTTACCTTGTTTTCATCGATCGACAAATGCTGCAGGTAGATCGGCCGCGGAAAGTCCGGCTCCGCGCAAGCCGTGCAATTCAACCGGACGAGTCTCTGAGCGACGACTCCGACCAGCGCAGATGCAAGAACACTCCTGTCCACTCCCAGTTCGCACAGGCGGAGCAACGCCGAGATCGCGTCGGTCGCGTGAAGCGTGGACATCACCAGGTGTCCGGTCATCGCCGCATGAAAAGCGGTGACGGCCGTATCGGAATCCCGTATTTCGCCGACCAGAATCACATCGGGATCCTGCCGGAGGATGGACCGCAAAGCCTTCGCAAAGGTGAGTCCGGTTTTCTCGTTGACCGGAACCTGGCTGACGCCTTCAACTTCATATTCGACTGGGTCCTCGATTGTGACGATGTTCATCGGCTCCTGCCGGATCTCGTTCACGAACGCATACAGGCTCGTGGTCTTTCCGCTGCCGGTCGGCCCGACCACCAAAAGCATTCCCTGCGGCCGCCGGATCAGGGCGTGCAGACGTTCTTCGACGCTGGATTGAATCCCGAGCTGCGACAGCGTCATCAGCCGGCGGCCTCTGCGTAGAATACGAATGACAATTTTCTCGCCCCAACGGGTCGGGAGCACGGAGACCCGGATGTCCATGCCGTTCGATTCTTCGGCCGCGATATGGCCATCCTGTGGAATGCGCCGCTCGCTGATGTCGAGCTTGGCCAGAACTTTGATGCGAACAACGAGGTTCTCGTGCATCCATTTGGGAACCTCCAGCGATTCGCGAAGAATCCCGTTTACCCGGTAACGGACTCTGGTAGCGCCCGATCCCGGCTCGATATGAACATCGCTTGCATCGGCCGCAGCCGCTTCCTGGAAAATCGTCTTTTGAATGCGCACGACCGGCGGACACTCTTCAGGCAGGCGCGGCTTGTCGCGCAAAACGACGGCGGGAAGTTGTTGTGTCATGTTCCTTGATTCTGGGGCCGGGGGAGGGCGAGGGCTTGATTATCACAACACGAGGACAGCCGAATTGCCACCTGAGAAACAATTCGTGGCATAATCCGCCCTTCATTCTGTTCACGATAGGAGAAATCATGCGTCGAATTGCTTTATTAGGCCTTGCCACGCTCTTCCTTGCGGGCGTGACATTGGGCGAAGACTTCTGGGTGAAGAAGGATTACACGCAATGGAGTGGTGAAGAGGTCAAAAAAATCATGACCGATTCTCCCTGGGCCAAGGATGTTGCCGCCAGCGTCCCGTCGAACCTCCTCCCGCGGCCGGCCGCAGCGGCTGTGGACCCTACGGCAGCACCGGCAAGACGAGGCCGCTCAGCCCCTGCAGACGGCGATAGCGCTCCTGCGGACGGTCTCGTCAGTCTTACGGTGTCCTGGCGGAGCGCGCTGCCTTTGCGCAAAGCGATCGTGAAAAGCCGCGTGGGCGCATCCAGCGAGATTCCGGAAGAAATGAAGCAGATGCTGAAAGACCAGGATGAATACGTGATTGCAGTCTCGGGGGTGCCTGCCAACTTGGCTCCATTCGTCCAGGATGCCCGTACGAAACTTTCGGCGCTCAAAATAGGCAAGAGGGCGCCGCTCATGCCGAAGAGCGTGGATTTCCAGAAGAAAACCCAAAGCATTGATGTCTTTTTCTCCTTTCCAAAGAGCGAGATCATCATGCTTGCCGATAAAGAAGTCGAATTTGACGTGGTTCTCGGGCCGATCAATGCGAAGCGGAAATTTACCTTGAAAGATATGGTGTATAACGGGAAGCTGGAGTTGTAGGCCGCATCCATGATCTACGACGTCACTGCGCCGATTTCGAACGCCATGCCGGTCTGGCCCGGCGATCCTCCGGTGCAGTTGACGCCGAAATCGCACCTCTCCGGCGACAAAACGCATACCGTGCATCTGACGTCGATCGAGATGGGCTCCCATACGGGCACTCATGTCGACGCGCCATTCCACATGATCGACGGCGCGAAGCGCCTCAGCGATTTCCCGCTCGACGTTTTTATCGGACCGGCCACCGTTTTCGAAATCCCTTCAGCACGCTCGGTTGGCCGCGCCGAATTGGAGCCCTTCAAGTGGGACGGCGTCG
It includes:
- a CDS encoding J domain-containing protein gives rise to the protein MTSDYYDLLRLTPVATFEEVHKAYRILAMEFHPDRNPTPDAASRMTEINEAFSVLSEPVRRRQYDQERRKTQPFDIAGPVLRAAHETLLKQGWSATQNTESALVLERDERAVRVALVARLDSSLLKKIGRQFPGFSVVLAVDIETPINLSLNAAIIDLMRSSHHGAPFPDDAYRQLFGPFL
- a CDS encoding GspE/PulE family protein, encoding MTQQLPAVVLRDKPRLPEECPPVVRIQKTIFQEAAAADASDVHIEPGSGATRVRYRVNGILRESLEVPKWMHENLVVRIKVLAKLDISERRIPQDGHIAAEESNGMDIRVSVLPTRWGEKIVIRILRRGRRLMTLSQLGIQSSVEERLHALIRRPQGMLLVVGPTGSGKTTSLYAFVNEIRQEPMNIVTIEDPVEYEVEGVSQVPVNEKTGLTFAKALRSILRQDPDVILVGEIRDSDTAVTAFHAAMTGHLVMSTLHATDAISALLRLCELGVDRSVLASALVGVVAQRLVRLNCTACAEPDFPRPIYLQHLSIDENKVNQLRQSPGCAECDSSGSRSRLGIYELMEVNAGLRNTILQGSELEIRQAARGAGYVSMARQAVDLVLSGELAVREAYRSCYVGGE